The following coding sequences lie in one Xyrauchen texanus isolate HMW12.3.18 chromosome 25, RBS_HiC_50CHRs, whole genome shotgun sequence genomic window:
- the ftr92 gene encoding E3 ubiquitin-protein ligase TRIM16, whose translation MQTLSNWSGVITEPRPHRHMRKSGETKLKYSMEMADQQDPRICSVCLQDLQENICPRCQQTSTSGTDQDESIASVAEILERTGLQSDNSVDVPTETGDVECDSCTVNKGKAIKSCLVCLASYCDTHLRIHNDLNAGKTHCLVDVTGHLRGKMCSKHEKLLEVLCRTDQQCICYLCMLDDHKGHDVVSVAMGREEKQRQLEKSKQKVTARENELKEMKKAANVLRNLSQATEEEGDRIITELLSFIRRSRTEMIELIQTRMTNEMDRIHGHMEGLEQEISELTRKQSELEQLSHTDDHIHFLQEVQSRWSSSQSEDFPILTANPQFSFGEVIKSLFSLTAQIEGIWTLETSRICSAVKSEKILLPSEPKTREDFLQYLVPLSLDPNTAHRNLCLSEQNHAVACIDEPQPYPEHPDRFEWWAQVLSKEGLTGRHYWEATWSGQYGVDIAVTYKDINRTGQDDASGFGFNRHSWSLDCSIFRYALVHDDLETEIAVPLSHRIGVYLDHRAGLLSFYSVSDSMILLHRVQTRFTQPLYPGFGLFQGSTAKFCGPDKQASTDATERRLHLQRPKLHSQRRRIHSQKPKNNTKIGFTPNDTKITVKRGKRQKKQTCKEGGIWCANMENTGFTAEDGEELQKSELR comes from the exons atgcaaacATTATCAAACTGGTCGGGTGTCATAACAGAGCCCCGCCCTCACAGACACATGAGGAAGTCAGGAGAAACGAAACTAAAGTACTCCATGGAAATGGCAGACCAGCAGGACCCACGCATATGCTCCGTTTGCCTACAGGACCTGCAGGAGAACATCTGCCCTCGGTGTCAACAGACTTCCACATCTGGGACAGATCAGGATGAATCTATTGCATCAGTTGCAGAGATTCTGGAGAGGACGGGACTTCAGAGTGACAACTCTGTGGATGTCCCAACTGAAACTGGAGACGTGGAGTGTGACTCCTGCACGGTGAATAAAGGGAAAGCTATTAAATCATGTCTGGTGTGTTTGGCCTCTTACTGCGATACTCACCTCAGGATACACAATGACCTGAACGCAGGGAAGACACACTGTCTAGTGGACGTCACGGGACATCTGCGGGGAAAGATGTGCTCCAAACATGAGAAACTTCTGGAGGTTTTGTGCCGCACTGACCAGCAGTGTATTTGTTACCTCTGCATGCTGGACGACCACAAAGGACACGATGTAGTCTCGGTCGCCATGGGGCGAGAAGAGAAACAG AGGCAGCTGGAAAAGTCCAAACAGAAGGTTACGGCTCGAGAGAATGAGTTGAAGGAAATGAAGAAGGCTGCAAATGTCCTCCGG AACCTGAGTCAGGCGACAGAGGAAGAAGGTGACAGGATCATAACCGAACTTCTCAGCTTTATACGGAGGAGCCGCACAGAGATGATTGAGCTGATCCAAACTCGGATGACCAATGAGATGGACCGAATCCATGGACACATGGAAGGTCTGGAACAGGAGATCTCGGAGCTAACGAGGAAACAGTCCGAGCTAGAGCAACTTTCACACACTGACGATCACATCCATTTCCTTCAG GAGGTCCAGTCTCGCTGGTCCAGTTCTCAGTCTGAGGACTTCCCCATCCTGACCGCTAATCCGCAGTTCTCTTTCGGAGAAGTCATCAAATCGCTCTTTTCACTAACTGCACAAATAGAGGGCATTTGGACACTGGAGACAAGCAGGATATGCTCTGCAG TGAAATCTGAGAAGATCTTACTGCCCTCCGAACCCAAGACGAGGGAGGACTTCCTCCAAT ACCTTGTACCGTTGAGTCTGGATCCAAACACGGCCCACAGGAACCTCTGCTTATCTGAGCAGAACCATGCAGTGGCCTGCATTGATGAGCCTCAGCCATACCCAGAACATCCGGACCGTTTTGAATGGTGGGCCCAGGTGCTGAGCAAGGAGGGTTTGACTGGACGCCACTACTGGGAGGCTACTTGGAGCGGTCAATACGGTGTCGACATTGCAGTCACTTACAAAGACATCAACAGAACTGGGCAAGACGATGCCAGCGGGTTTGGATTCAACAGACACTCGTGGAGTTTGGACTGTTCCATATTCAGATACGCACTAGTGCACGATGACTTGGAGACCGAGATCGCTGTACCCTTGTCCCACCGGATCGGGGTGTATCTGGACCACAGAGCAGGActtctgtccttctacagcgtctccgACTCCATGATCCTCCTGCACAGAGTTCAGACCAGGTTCACCCAACCTCTATATCCAGGATTCGGACTCTTTCAGGGCTCGACTGCGAAGTTTTGTGGTCCGGACAAACAAGCCTCGACAGATGCAACTGAGAGACGTTTACATCTACAGAGACCGAAATTACATTCACAAAGACGACGAATACATTCACAGAAACCCAAGAATAACACAAAAATCGGTTTTACTCCAAACGACACAAAAATAACAGTCAAGAGAGGCAAgaggcaaaaaaaacaaacatgtaaagAGGGCGGTATTTGGTGTGCAAACATGGAAAATACAGGATTCACAGCTGAAGATGGTGAAGAATTACAAAAGTCAGAACTGCGTTGA
- the LOC127618559 gene encoding F-box/LRR-repeat protein 5-like isoform X1, with amino-acid sequence MAPFPDEVDVFTGPHWRMKQLVGLYSEKLSNTNFSNDRDFRSFLQSLLATFKEFKMHEQIENECIIALLQQRSHTVYHVHADNKLSEMLSLFEKGLRSVKSEYEQLNYAQQLKERLEAFTQDFLPHMKEEEEVYQPMLMEYFTYEELKDIKRQVIQQHCCNRSWSSAADVLKGLNLWSQAEELHKAFKYSDHEKTEDAEQDGDRVSISALPQEVLLRVFRYLSPVDLCRCGQVCSIWAQVAKTGSLWRHLYPVRWARRDYYCGPPGELDQEPDDEWVKSIQNEGRAYLEWDEDADVDESEEASEDSPAISAVQREKKLLDGIIQNLLPTVGPSVRSLSLAYSSAVSSKMVRQILSFCPNLTHLDLTQTDISDSAFDCWAEFGMCRSLEHLDLSGCDKTTDRTLKLLSLGLGNLMESTYVKNSFDRRARLLKSPPSPIKLQNVDSLPPMGRSCQDLIFKRRPGGRGSGCGPAHVWVLDPIELADIEDAADWSKRGGVSAQESGRGVFLELQEGGRSCCCRRSRRLGLKTGISSAHWQYGSIGDARCGHSTCCTSDKALWTVREAHLQATGGSIDFRTKCSFEGNSCPEHHNGTDQSGACRALRFLSLSGCYQVTDLGLRCLSRRGGLPLLEHLNLSGCLLITGAGLKELVSVCPALNIEHFYYCDNINGPHADTASGCQNLQCGFRVCCRSGE; translated from the exons ATGGCTCCGTTTCCCGATGAGGTGGATGTTTTTACAGGGCCGCACTGGCGCATGAAGCAGCTGGTGGGGCTCTACAGCGAAAAG CTGTCGAACACCAACTTCTCCAACGACAGAGATTTCCGCTCGTTTCTGCAGTCGCTGCTCGCGACATTCAAGGAGTTCAAGATGCACGAGCAGATCGAGAACGAATGCATCATCGCACTGCTGCAGCAGCGCAGTCACACGGTGTACCACGTGCACGCCGACAACAAGCTCTCCGAGATGCTGTCGCTCTTCGAGAAGGGGCTCCGCAGTGTTAAG AGCGAGTATGAGCAGCTGAATTATGCGCAACAGCTGAAGGAGCGTTTAGAGGCGTTCACTCAGGATTTCCTTCCTCACAtgaaggaggaagaggag GTTTATCAGCCGATGTTGATGGAGTATTTCACGTACGAGGAGCTGAAGGACATTAAGAGGCAGGTAATACAGCAGCACTGCTGCAATCGGTCCTGGAGCTCCGCAGCTGATGTGCTGAAGGGATTGAACCTGTGGAGTCAAGCTGAGGAGCTGCACAAGGCCTTCAAATACTCCGACCACGAGAAGACTGAAGACG CAGAGCAGGACGGCGACCGGGTGTCCATCTCCGCGCTGCCTCAGGAGGTACTGTTGAGGGTTTTTCGGTATCTGAGTCCAGTGGATCTGTGTCGATGTGGGCAGGTGTGCAGTATCTGGGCGCAGGTGGCCAAGACGGGCTCGCTTTGGAGACATCTGTATCCTGTACGCTGGGCCAGAC GTGACTATTACTGTGGTCCTCCGGGTGAGCTGGACCAGGAGCCGGATGACGAATGGGTGAAGAGTATCCAGAACGAAGGACGAGCCTATCTGGAGTGGGACGAGGATGCAGACGTGGACGAATCGG AGGAAGCATCAGAGGATTCTCCAGCCATCAGTGCGGTCCAAAGAGAGAAGAAACTGCTCGATGGAATAATCCAGAACCTTCTACCCACCGTTGGCCCGTCTGTGCGCTCGCTTAGCCTGGCATACAGCTCGGCCGTCTCCAGTAAGATG GTGCGACAGATCCTCAGTTTCTGCCCGAATCTGACTCACCTGGACCTCACGCAGACTGACATCTCTGACTCCGCCTTTGACTG tTGGGCGGAGTTTGGGATGTGTCGTTCTCTTGAGCACCTCGATCTGTCGGGCTGTGACAAAACCACCGACCGCACGCTGAAGCTACTGTCCCTCGGTTTGGGCAATTTAATGGAATCCACATACGTTAAGAACAGCTTCGATCGCAGAGCCAGGCTGCTGAAATCCCCGCCCTCTCCAATCAAACTACAGAATGTGGATTCCCTTCCACCAATGGGACGCAGCTGCCAGGATCTTATTTTCAAGCGAAGGCCAGGTGGGCGTGGCTCAGGCTGTGGTCCCGCCCACGTGTGGGTTCTCGATCCCATTGAACTCGCCGACATCGAAGATGCAGCCGATTGGAGCAAGCGAGGGGGAGTGTCTGCTCAGGAAAGTGGGAGGGGtgtttttttagagctgcaggaAGGGGGCAGATCTTGCTGCTGTAGGAGAAGCCGGAGGCTGGGCTTAAAGACTGGTATTAGCTCCGCCCACTGGCAGTACGGCTCAATAGGAGATGCACGCTGTGGTCACTCCACCTGCTGTACGTCGGATAAGGCCCTCTGGACTGTAAGAGAGGCGCACCTCCAGGCCACTGGGGGCAGCATTGATTTTCGGACTAAATGCTCATTTGAGGGCAACTCTTGCCCTGAGCATCACAACGGGACTGACCAATCAGGAGCCTGTCGGGCACTTAGGTTCCTCAGCCTGTCGGGATGCTATCAGGTCACAGATCTCGGCCTGAG GTGTCTGTCTCGGCGTGGAGGGCTCCCCCTACTGGAACATCTGAATCTGTCAGGCTGTCTGCTCATCACAGGGGCGGGGCTTAAGGAGCTTGTGTCTGTTTGCCCCGCCCTCAACATCGAGCACTTTTACTACTGCGATAACATTAATG gtcCTCATGCTGACACGGCCAGTGGATGTCAGAACCTACAGTGTGGCTTCAGAGTGTGCTGTCGATCTGGAGAGTGA
- the LOC127618559 gene encoding F-box/LRR-repeat protein 5-like isoform X2, whose translation MAPFPDEVDVFTGPHWRMKQLVGLYSEKLSNTNFSNDRDFRSFLQSLLATFKEFKMHEQIENECIIALLQQRSHTVYHVHADNKLSEMLSLFEKGLRSVKSEYEQLNYAQQLKERLEAFTQDFLPHMKEEEEVYQPMLMEYFTYEELKDIKRQVIQQHCCNRSWSSAADVLKGLNLWSQAEELHKAFKYSDHEKTEDEQDGDRVSISALPQEVLLRVFRYLSPVDLCRCGQVCSIWAQVAKTGSLWRHLYPVRWARRDYYCGPPGELDQEPDDEWVKSIQNEGRAYLEWDEDADVDESEEASEDSPAISAVQREKKLLDGIIQNLLPTVGPSVRSLSLAYSSAVSSKMVRQILSFCPNLTHLDLTQTDISDSAFDCWAEFGMCRSLEHLDLSGCDKTTDRTLKLLSLGLGNLMESTYVKNSFDRRARLLKSPPSPIKLQNVDSLPPMGRSCQDLIFKRRPGGRGSGCGPAHVWVLDPIELADIEDAADWSKRGGVSAQESGRGVFLELQEGGRSCCCRRSRRLGLKTGISSAHWQYGSIGDARCGHSTCCTSDKALWTVREAHLQATGGSIDFRTKCSFEGNSCPEHHNGTDQSGACRALRFLSLSGCYQVTDLGLRCLSRRGGLPLLEHLNLSGCLLITGAGLKELVSVCPALNIEHFYYCDNINGPHADTASGCQNLQCGFRVCCRSGE comes from the exons ATGGCTCCGTTTCCCGATGAGGTGGATGTTTTTACAGGGCCGCACTGGCGCATGAAGCAGCTGGTGGGGCTCTACAGCGAAAAG CTGTCGAACACCAACTTCTCCAACGACAGAGATTTCCGCTCGTTTCTGCAGTCGCTGCTCGCGACATTCAAGGAGTTCAAGATGCACGAGCAGATCGAGAACGAATGCATCATCGCACTGCTGCAGCAGCGCAGTCACACGGTGTACCACGTGCACGCCGACAACAAGCTCTCCGAGATGCTGTCGCTCTTCGAGAAGGGGCTCCGCAGTGTTAAG AGCGAGTATGAGCAGCTGAATTATGCGCAACAGCTGAAGGAGCGTTTAGAGGCGTTCACTCAGGATTTCCTTCCTCACAtgaaggaggaagaggag GTTTATCAGCCGATGTTGATGGAGTATTTCACGTACGAGGAGCTGAAGGACATTAAGAGGCAGGTAATACAGCAGCACTGCTGCAATCGGTCCTGGAGCTCCGCAGCTGATGTGCTGAAGGGATTGAACCTGTGGAGTCAAGCTGAGGAGCTGCACAAGGCCTTCAAATACTCCGACCACGAGAAGACTGAAGACG AGCAGGACGGCGACCGGGTGTCCATCTCCGCGCTGCCTCAGGAGGTACTGTTGAGGGTTTTTCGGTATCTGAGTCCAGTGGATCTGTGTCGATGTGGGCAGGTGTGCAGTATCTGGGCGCAGGTGGCCAAGACGGGCTCGCTTTGGAGACATCTGTATCCTGTACGCTGGGCCAGAC GTGACTATTACTGTGGTCCTCCGGGTGAGCTGGACCAGGAGCCGGATGACGAATGGGTGAAGAGTATCCAGAACGAAGGACGAGCCTATCTGGAGTGGGACGAGGATGCAGACGTGGACGAATCGG AGGAAGCATCAGAGGATTCTCCAGCCATCAGTGCGGTCCAAAGAGAGAAGAAACTGCTCGATGGAATAATCCAGAACCTTCTACCCACCGTTGGCCCGTCTGTGCGCTCGCTTAGCCTGGCATACAGCTCGGCCGTCTCCAGTAAGATG GTGCGACAGATCCTCAGTTTCTGCCCGAATCTGACTCACCTGGACCTCACGCAGACTGACATCTCTGACTCCGCCTTTGACTG tTGGGCGGAGTTTGGGATGTGTCGTTCTCTTGAGCACCTCGATCTGTCGGGCTGTGACAAAACCACCGACCGCACGCTGAAGCTACTGTCCCTCGGTTTGGGCAATTTAATGGAATCCACATACGTTAAGAACAGCTTCGATCGCAGAGCCAGGCTGCTGAAATCCCCGCCCTCTCCAATCAAACTACAGAATGTGGATTCCCTTCCACCAATGGGACGCAGCTGCCAGGATCTTATTTTCAAGCGAAGGCCAGGTGGGCGTGGCTCAGGCTGTGGTCCCGCCCACGTGTGGGTTCTCGATCCCATTGAACTCGCCGACATCGAAGATGCAGCCGATTGGAGCAAGCGAGGGGGAGTGTCTGCTCAGGAAAGTGGGAGGGGtgtttttttagagctgcaggaAGGGGGCAGATCTTGCTGCTGTAGGAGAAGCCGGAGGCTGGGCTTAAAGACTGGTATTAGCTCCGCCCACTGGCAGTACGGCTCAATAGGAGATGCACGCTGTGGTCACTCCACCTGCTGTACGTCGGATAAGGCCCTCTGGACTGTAAGAGAGGCGCACCTCCAGGCCACTGGGGGCAGCATTGATTTTCGGACTAAATGCTCATTTGAGGGCAACTCTTGCCCTGAGCATCACAACGGGACTGACCAATCAGGAGCCTGTCGGGCACTTAGGTTCCTCAGCCTGTCGGGATGCTATCAGGTCACAGATCTCGGCCTGAG GTGTCTGTCTCGGCGTGGAGGGCTCCCCCTACTGGAACATCTGAATCTGTCAGGCTGTCTGCTCATCACAGGGGCGGGGCTTAAGGAGCTTGTGTCTGTTTGCCCCGCCCTCAACATCGAGCACTTTTACTACTGCGATAACATTAATG gtcCTCATGCTGACACGGCCAGTGGATGTCAGAACCTACAGTGTGGCTTCAGAGTGTGCTGTCGATCTGGAGAGTGA